One window from the genome of Diospyros lotus cultivar Yz01 chromosome 11, ASM1463336v1, whole genome shotgun sequence encodes:
- the LOC127813094 gene encoding cadmium-induced protein AS8 isoform X2 has protein sequence MIIKGLFRRYERWNPVHPTSGAFWGMGIGIGCGVGWGPGFGPEVIGYVGAGCGVGFSVGITLAGFGIGLPANYVFKVPYNAFLATRSGVSMFSRSSGLLSLRNASANGWNKIAPHIGLQKKAGGSFSTFNLKDSVDKVADFSDMKSVISSHTRSILDRLQKVGANFHPQKGLKD, from the exons ATGATCATAAAAGGTTTATTCAGGAGATATGAAAGATGGAATCCTGTGCACCCAACCTCTGGAGCCTTTTGGGGCATGGGAATAGGCATTGGTTGTGGGGTTGGATGGGGTCCTGGTTTTGGTCCTGAAGTGATTGGCTATGTTGGAGCAGGTTGTGGTGTTGGTTTTAGCGTTGGCATCACTCTGGCTGGTTTTGGTATTGGTCTTCCTGCAAATTATGTCTTCAAGGTTCCTTATAATG CTTTTCTGGCTACTAGAAGTGGTGTATCAATGTTTTCTAGATCCAGTGGTCTACTTAGTTTGAGAAATGCTTCAGCAAATGGCTGGAATAAGATTGCCCCACACATTGGATTACAAAAGAAAGCAGGTGGAAGTTTCTCTACCTTCAACCTTAAAGATTCAGTTGACAAAGTGGCTGATTTTTCTGATATGAAGAGTGTAATATCATCCCATACTAGATCTATTCTTGATCGTTTACAGAAAGTTGGTGCCAACTTCCATCCTCAAAAAG GCTTGAAAGATTGA
- the LOC127813094 gene encoding cadmium-induced protein AS8 isoform X1 produces MVLMIIKGLFRRYERWNPVHPTSGAFWGMGIGIGCGVGWGPGFGPEVIGYVGAGCGVGFSVGITLAGFGIGLPANYVFKVPYNAFLATRSGVSMFSRSSGLLSLRNASANGWNKIAPHIGLQKKAGGSFSTFNLKDSVDKVADFSDMKSVISSHTRSILDRLQKVGANFHPQKGLKD; encoded by the exons GTACTTATGATCATAAAAGGTTTATTCAGGAGATATGAAAGATGGAATCCTGTGCACCCAACCTCTGGAGCCTTTTGGGGCATGGGAATAGGCATTGGTTGTGGGGTTGGATGGGGTCCTGGTTTTGGTCCTGAAGTGATTGGCTATGTTGGAGCAGGTTGTGGTGTTGGTTTTAGCGTTGGCATCACTCTGGCTGGTTTTGGTATTGGTCTTCCTGCAAATTATGTCTTCAAGGTTCCTTATAATG CTTTTCTGGCTACTAGAAGTGGTGTATCAATGTTTTCTAGATCCAGTGGTCTACTTAGTTTGAGAAATGCTTCAGCAAATGGCTGGAATAAGATTGCCCCACACATTGGATTACAAAAGAAAGCAGGTGGAAGTTTCTCTACCTTCAACCTTAAAGATTCAGTTGACAAAGTGGCTGATTTTTCTGATATGAAGAGTGTAATATCATCCCATACTAGATCTATTCTTGATCGTTTACAGAAAGTTGGTGCCAACTTCCATCCTCAAAAAG GCTTGAAAGATTGA